DNA from Salinispora arenicola:
CCGGATGGTCGCCACCGGCCAGCATATGCGCCGGGTCGTAGCGACGCGGTGTCGTGCTCAGCGCCGGTCGTCGTCGGCCGGACCGGGCCCCGTCCCCGAAACGGTCGACCCGGCCTCGGCCTCGGCTGCGGCCGGGTTCGCGGTGCGGGACGCGCGGAGTGCGCCGACCAGCCCCAGTATGCCGATCAGCAGGAGCGCCCCGGCCACGAACCAACCCACCGGGGGAAGAGCGAGCCCGAGCAGCCGGGCCACCAGCCACCAGGCCGCGAGGACGACGAAGAGCAGTCCGAAGGACAGGGACACGGGGTCGGTACGGTGTGCCTTCACCGAGTTACCTCCAGCCTGCCGGCGTTGACGTGGATGAAGAGGCGCAGCGTCCCGCCACCGGGGCCGTCCGCCCCCAGGTTGGTGGTGTCACGTGGCGGACCATCGAAGCCGCCGTGCTCGTCGCGTGGGTCGGACTGGTGGCCGAAGACGATCGCCTCACCGACGTTGATGTCGGTCGTGACGGTGGCGTCGACGTTCGGCGGCAGCAGCACGGTGGCCTCCCCGATCGTGACGGCCATGACGACCTCGCTGTTTCTCCCGGTGAAGTCCACCGCGCGCAGGTCGAGCACCGCGTCGCCGAAGGTGTTCTCGTATCGGGTGGCGAGTTCGGCGTGGCTCGCCGGCGCCCAGGTCACCGTTTTGTTCACCCCGGAGAAGTGGTCGTAGGACTCGGCCACGGTGGCCATCGCCAGCGCGGCGGCGGTGACCAGGCCGAGCGCGATGAGCCAGCGAGCCCGACCGAACCAGGTGCCGACGAGCAGGCCGAGGCCGACGGTGGCCAGGATCGCCGCGAAGTACGCCGACGCGGTGAGGGGGAGCACCCCCGCCAGGTCGAGGACGGCCAGCAGGCCGAGGACGAGGAAGACCAGCGAGAAGGTCACCGCGCCGAGCGCGGACCGTTCCCGTGGTCGTTTCGATGCCCGCTGCGGGGCCGGCGGCACGGTCGATCCGGCGTACGGCCCATACGGAGCGAAGGGGGGCCGGACTCCGCCGGGCGGAGCCCCGGGCGCCGTCGGTGCCTCCGGTGGTGGTGCCCAGGACGGTGCGGCTGGCCAGGCAGTCGGTGTCGGAATGGTCGGCGTCGGAACGGTCGGGGTCGGGGTGTCGTCCGGGTGGGCTCGTGCGACGGTTGGCTCCGCCGGCGTGCCGGTGCCCGGATTCTCGACCGGTTGGACCGCGCCGAAGGGGGATTCGGTGGTTGGTCCGGTCGCCGGAGCCTCGGTCGGGGTGGGGTAGCTGCCCGGCGGTGCCGGGCCGGTCGGCGTCCCGGTCGGTCTGGGGTGTCCCGCCCGGTCTGGCCGTTCGCGATTGAGTAGGAGAGCCCCACAGATCAGGATCGCCGCACCGAGCAGCACGGCCCGGAACGCGTCGGTGACGATGAAGGCGAAGCTGACCGCCACCAGAATGCCGAGCACGATCACGGTGGCCGGGGACATGCTCGACCGCCCGCGACCCAGCATCGACTCAACGGGTGAGGCAGTGTCACCCTCGCCCGGGATGATCAGCCAGGCGGAGACATACACCAGGATGCCGATACCGCCGAAGAAGCCGAGCACCGCGAGCAGCACCCGCCACAGCACCGGGTCGGTGTTGGTCGCCCGCCCGATCGCCGCGCAGACACCGGCCAAGAAGCGGCCGTCGTGTGGGCGGACCAGCCCGTACCGCGAGGTGAAGCTGGTGCCCCCACCTGGTGGGGACGGGTCGGGTGGCGGCACTCCGGCCGGGCCCCATGGTGGTGGCGGTCCGCCGGTCGGCGTCGCGGGTGGTGGCGTCGCCCCGGTCGGTTGGTGCTGGGCGGCTTCCTCGGTCATGTCCTCGATCCTGCTCCCTCGCCGGCTCGCCGGCCTCAGGCGCAGACCCTGACCCCACCCTGAGATCCGGGAGGCAGGATGTCCGGGACGTCCCCGTGGCCGGGCGGTGACGTGGCGTGTGACGATCGGAACCGGGCGGCGCCGGCCGCCCCCCGAAACCCCTGCGTGACCTGGGAGCCCCTGATCAGCGTCGTGACTGAATCCCCTCGCCTCTACCGCGCCCGCGAACACCGGATGGTCGCCGGGGTGGCGGCGGGTATCGCCGGGCACCTCCGCATTCCGGTGCTCTGGGTCCGGGTCGCGTTCGTGGTGCTGCTCGGCTTCAGCGGGCTCGGGCTGCTGCTGTACACCGCTTTCTGGGCAGTGGTGCCGTTGCGGCCGGGGGACACCGCCGCCCCGCCGCGGCGCGACGTGGCCCAGTTGTTGCCGTTCGTGGCGATCGGCCTGGTGGTGTTGTTGCTCCAGATGGCCGTCTTCGACTCGGTGGGCGCCTCTGGGGCCGCCGGTACCGCCGGCTGGCTGGTCACGATCATCGCGGTTGGTGCCGGATTGATCTGGCATCAGTCCGCGCCGGAGCGGCGACAGCAGTGGGGCGGAAACCTGCCGGTGCCCTGGCTGAGCGCGGTGGTCGAGGAGAGCGACCGGCGGGCGTTCGTGCTCCGGTTCATCGGCGGCGGCATCCTGGTCGCGGTGGGGATCATCGGGGTCGCGGCGGTGTACTCCCCGACGCAGAACTTCGACGCGGTGCTCAACGGCGTGATCTTCGCCCTGGTCGGCTTGGCCGGCGTCGGGGTGGTCGCCGCACCGGTGCTGTGGCGGACCTGGAACCAGCTCCGGTCGGAGCGGGAGGGGCGCATCCGGGAGCAGGAGCGGGCTGAACTGGCCGCCATGGTGCATGACCAGGTGTTGCACACGCTCGCTCTGATCCAGCGCAACGCCGGTGACGGGAAGACTGTGACGCGGCTGGCCCGGGGACAGGAGCGCTCGTTGCGCAACTGGCTGTACCGGCCGACGGCCTCACCGTCGGAACGCCTCGCGGCGGCTCTGGAGCAGGCGGCGGCCGAGGCGGAGGACACGTTCGCGATTACGGTGGAGACCGTGGTTGTCGGCGACCGGAGGACCGATGAGCGGGTCGGCGCGTTGGTGGCCGCCGCTCGCGAGGCTCTGGTCAACGCCGCCCGGCACGCCGGGGTGCAGACCGTCTCGCTTTACGCCGAGGTCGAACCCGAGCAGGTCAGCGTCTTCGTCCGAGATCGGGGCAGGGGATTCGACCCGGCTACGGTGGAGGATCACCGGCACGGTGTCCGGGGTTCGATCATCGGCCGGATGCAGCGGCACGGTGGCCGGGCGGAGATCCGCTCCGAGTTGGGGGAGGGGACCGAGGTCCGGTTGATCCTGCCGATCTCCCGCGACTCGTCCACGGCGGAGAGGAGATAGGTGATGGCGGATCAGACGGCGGGCGCTGCTGAGGAAGCGGTCGTGGCCGGGCGGCGGCTGCGGGTGTTCCTCGTTGACGACCACGCGATGTTCCGGGCCGGCGTCCGCGCCGAACTGGGTGCGCATGTCGACGTCGTGGGTGAGGCGAGCACGGTGGCTGAGGCGGTCAGCCGGATCGCCAGCACCGAGCCCGACGTGGTGCTGCTCGATGTGCACATGCCCGAAGGCGGCGGCCGGGCGGTCCTCGAGGCCATCCGGCGTACGCACCCGCACGTGCGGTTTCTCGCGCTCAGCGTTTCGGATGCCGCCGAGGACGTGATCGGGCTGATCCGGTCCGGCGCCCGCGGCTACGTCACCAAGACGATCTCGCCAGATGACCTGGCGGCGGCTGTCCGCCGGGTCGCCGACGGTGATGCCGTGTTCAGCCCCCGGCTTGCCGGATTCGTGCTGGACGCCTTCGCCGCCCGCCCGGACGCGCCGGTGTCCGACCCCGAGTTGGACCAGCTCACCAACCGTGAGCGGGAGGTGCTGCGCCTGCTTGCCCGAGGGTACGCGTACAAGGAGATCGCCAAGGAGCTGTACATCTCGATCAAGACGGTGGAGACACATGTGTCGAACGTGCTCCGTAAGCTCCAGATGTCCAGCCGCTACGAGTTGTCCCGCTGGGCGGCGGATCGTCGGCTGGTCTGAGCCCTAGCGTGTTGGCGGGGTTACCGGTGGTGTCCCGGTTCGGTCGGCGTTGCGATGACGACCGTTGCCACCAACGTTCCACCCGCGTTTACCACGCCTGTCCGGGGTCGATGCAGATGCCTCGGGACGGATGTACGCACCGTCCCGGCCGGGTATCGGGTTGATAACACGCCTTCCCGCCAGCGCGCGTCGGGTGTCACAGTGGCAGGCACCTCACAACCCCCTCGTGAGCCGAGCGCCCTGAGGAGGCACTCCCATGCGCGGGAAATTCCTGAAGGTGGCGGTCGCGGCGACCGCCACCGCCATGTTGGCCACCGCCTGCGGCGGCGGCAGTGACGACTCGGACGATGCTGGCGGTCAGTCCGGCGGCGAGCTACGCGTTTACGCCTCGGAGCCGGCGTTCCTGCTGCCCTCCAACGGTAACGACGAGCCGTCGATCTATGTGATCCGTCAGCTCTACCGTGGTCTGGTCAAGTACAACGCCGAGACCGGTGAGGCCGAGAACGACCTGGCTGAGTCGATCACGTCGGATGACAAGAAGCTCTGGACGATCAAGCTGAAGGACGGCTACACCTTCGACAACGGTGAGCCGGTCGACGCCGAGTCCTTCATCCGGTCATGGAACTACGCCGCTTACGGGCCGAACGCCCAGAACAACGGCTACTTCATGAAGCGAATCGCCGGGATCAAGGACGTCACGGCCGAGGACCCGGACGGTGATGGTCCGAAGACGGCCCCGGAGCCGAAGGCCAAGACGCTGTCGGGCCTGAAGAAGGTCGACGACCTGACCTTCACTGTCGAGCTCTCTTCGCCGTTCACTGGCTTCCCGACCACGATCGGCTACTCGGGCTTCTTCCCGATGGCTCAGGCGTGCGTCGACGATGCGGACACGTGCAACGAGACCCCGATCGGGAACGGCCCTTACAAGATCGAAGGCGCCTGGGAGCGTGGCGTCCAGATCAACCTGACCCGTAGTGACTCCTGGAACGGTGAGCCGGGCAAGCCCGACAAGATCAACTACCGGATCTTCGCGGACGTCGGCTCTGGTTACTCCGCCTTCCAGGCCGGCGAGCTGGACGTGATGTACACCCTGCCGCCGGAGCGCTTCAAGGACGCCAAGGCAAGCTACGGCGACCGCCTGTTCGAGCAGCCGGGCGACAGCTTCAACTACGTCGGTATGCCGCTGTACAACGAGAACTTCAAGGACAAGCGGGTCCGTCAGGCGTTCTCGCTGGCGATCGACCGGCAGTCCATCGTGGACGCGGTGTTCGACGGCCGGTACTCGCCGGCTACCGGCTTCATCGCGCCGACCTTCCAGGGTGCCCGTGAGGGCGTCTGCACGTACTGCAAGAAGGACGTCGAGAAGGCCAAGGCGCTGCTCGCCGAGGCCGGTGGCTGGAAGGGCGGCAAGCTGGTCCTGTGGGCCAACGCCGGTGCTGGCCACGATGCCTGGCTGCAGGCGGTGGGTGACCAGATCAAGGCCGCGCTGGGTATCGACTACGAGCTGAAGGTCAACCTGCAGTTCCCCGAGTACCTGGAGACTGCCGACAACCGGAAGTTCACCGGCCCGTTCCGGCTCGGTTGGGGCCCGGACTACCCGTTCCTGGAGACCTACCTGACTCCGGTTTACGGCACCGGCTCCGACAGCAACAACTCCACCTTCAGCAACCCCGAGTTCGACAGCCTGATGAAGCAGGGTGACTCCGCCGAGACCATCGACGAGGCGATCACCTTCTACCAGAAGGGTGAGGACATCCTGGCGGAGGAGCTGCCGGTTATCCCGATGTTCTGGCGCAAGGAGGCGGCGCTCTACAGCGAGAACGTCGACAACTTCGTCTGGAACCAGGTCTCGGGCGCCGACTACGGTGCGACCTCGCTGAAGTAGGGACTGGGCTTCAGCAATCTGATCCAGCCGTAACAGGGACGTGGCGGCAACGGTCACCCCACCAGGGTGATCGTTGCCGCCACGTCAGCGCCGAGAGGAGACCCCGCCATGGGGCGCTACGTCATTCGACGGTTGCTCCAGTTCATCCCGACCGTGCTGGGCACGATGTTCCTGCTCCACTACATGACTTCGCTGGCGATCCAGTTCAGCGGGAACCCGGTCCGGGCGCTGTTCGGCGACCGGACCCCTTCGCCGGCCCTGCTCGCGGCTGTCACCGAGCGGCTCGGTTACGCCGACCCCTGCCTCGACCAGAAGGGCAACCCCTGTTTCGGGCTGTTCGTCGATCGGGTGCAGAACATTTTTTTCCACTTTGACTTCGGCATCAACATGCGGCAGCAGGAGGTCACCGAGATGGTGGCCGACAGACTTCCGTTTACCCTGAAGCTGCTGGTGATCGCGATCATCTTCGAAGCGGTCGTCGGTATCGCGGCCGGGGTGTGGGCGGGTCTGCGGGGCGGCAGCTTCGCCGACAACCTGGTGAAGATCAGCACCGTCTTCGTGATCTCGGTGCCGATCTTCGTGCTCGGCGTGCTGGTGCGGGAGTTCGTCGGGGTCAAGTTCGGCAACATCCTGCGTGATCAGGAGTGGATTCCCGACGTCGTCGCTTCCGGATTCTTCAGTCCCGGCTTCAAGCCGGACTATCCCACCGCCAGTCTCCTGATCCCGGGCATGGTGCTGGGTGCGGTCGCGCTCGCTACCACCGCGCGCCTGACCCGGACCAGCATCATGGAGAACATCCGGGCCGACTTCGTCCGGACCGCCCGAGCGAAGGGCCTGGCCAACAAGCGGGTCATCGGTGTGCACACGCTGCGTAACTCGTTGATTCCGGTGATCACATACCTCGGCGTCGACATCGGTTCCGCCATGGCCGGCGCGGTGGTCACCGAGACCATCTTTAACGTGCCCGGTATCGGCCGGATGGTGACGGAAGCTGCTCGTACCGGTGAGGCGGCCGTGGTCATCGGCGTGGTGACCATGCTGGTGCTGGTCATTCTGATCGTCAACCTGCTGGTCGACCTCCTGTACGCCGTGCTCGACCCGAGGATTCGCTATGAGTGACGAAACCGTGGTCAGCAACCGGCGGCCGGTGATCCCGGCTACCCGCGGCAGGGCGAAGCGAAACGAGGTGTGGACATGAGCGACGCGACGAGCGGCGGTACCGCCGTGGGCGGTACGCCGGTCTCCGGCGGCGGCCAGGCTCCAGGAAGCAAGGGCGGCAAGGAACGTAACGCCAGCCTCTGGGCGGACGCCCGCCGACAGCTGGTCCGCGACCGGGTTTTCATGCTCGCCCTGCTGTACATTTTCGTCGTCGGCTCGATGGCGGCCTTCCCCAAGCTCTGGACCAGTCAGGATCCGCGGGCCTGCACCACCGACTTGTCCCGGGTCCCGCCGAGTTGGGATCACCCGTTCGGCTTCGACCGCCTGGGCTGCGACTACTACTCGCACGCCATCTTCGGCGCCCGGCCGTCGATGGTGATCGCGATCATGGCGACCGGGGCCATTGTGATCCTCGGCGGCCTGATGGGTCTGCTTGCCGGCTACTACGGTGGCTGGGTCGACGCGCTCATTTCCCGGCTGATGGACATCTTCTTCTCACTGCCGTTCCTGCTTGGCGCGATCGTGTTCCTGACCGTGATCAAAAAGCAGAACGAATGGACCATCGCCGCGGTGTTGTTCCTGCTGAGTTGGCCGACCATCGCCCGGATCATCCGCGGCAGCGTCATCTCCTCGAAGGACCTGGACTACGTGCAGGCGGCCAGGGCGGTCGGGGCGGGCAACGGGCGGCTGATGTTCCGCCACATCCTGCCGAACGCGATCGCGCCGATGTTGGTGTACGCCACGATCGTGCTGGGTGCCTTCGTCGCCGCGGAGGCCACGCTGACCTTCCTCGGGATCGGACTCCAGCCACCGACGCAGTCCTGGGGCATCATGATCTCGGCCCACCAGAACTACTTCCTGGAGGATCCGTGGCTGCTGCTGTTCCCCTGTGGGCTGCTGGTCGGCACGGTGCTGTCCTTCATCCTCATGGGTGACGCCCTGCGTGACGCCCTCGACCCGAAGCTCCGGTGAGCGCCATGAGCACTGATGTGAACGTCAAGCTGGACGCCCTGCCCGGCCTTGACTCGGACGCCCTGCCGCTCGAGGTCAAGGATCTGCAGGTCGAGTTCCGCACCCGCAACGGCATCGCCCGCGCGGTCAACGGTGTCAGCTTCAACCTACGGGCCGGTGAAACCCGAGC
Protein-coding regions in this window:
- a CDS encoding peptide ABC transporter substrate-binding protein, which codes for MRGKFLKVAVAATATAMLATACGGGSDDSDDAGGQSGGELRVYASEPAFLLPSNGNDEPSIYVIRQLYRGLVKYNAETGEAENDLAESITSDDKKLWTIKLKDGYTFDNGEPVDAESFIRSWNYAAYGPNAQNNGYFMKRIAGIKDVTAEDPDGDGPKTAPEPKAKTLSGLKKVDDLTFTVELSSPFTGFPTTIGYSGFFPMAQACVDDADTCNETPIGNGPYKIEGAWERGVQINLTRSDSWNGEPGKPDKINYRIFADVGSGYSAFQAGELDVMYTLPPERFKDAKASYGDRLFEQPGDSFNYVGMPLYNENFKDKRVRQAFSLAIDRQSIVDAVFDGRYSPATGFIAPTFQGAREGVCTYCKKDVEKAKALLAEAGGWKGGKLVLWANAGAGHDAWLQAVGDQIKAALGIDYELKVNLQFPEYLETADNRKFTGPFRLGWGPDYPFLETYLTPVYGTGSDSNNSTFSNPEFDSLMKQGDSAETIDEAITFYQKGEDILAEELPVIPMFWRKEAALYSENVDNFVWNQVSGADYGATSLK
- a CDS encoding ABC transporter permease, with the translated sequence MSDATSGGTAVGGTPVSGGGQAPGSKGGKERNASLWADARRQLVRDRVFMLALLYIFVVGSMAAFPKLWTSQDPRACTTDLSRVPPSWDHPFGFDRLGCDYYSHAIFGARPSMVIAIMATGAIVILGGLMGLLAGYYGGWVDALISRLMDIFFSLPFLLGAIVFLTVIKKQNEWTIAAVLFLLSWPTIARIIRGSVISSKDLDYVQAARAVGAGNGRLMFRHILPNAIAPMLVYATIVLGAFVAAEATLTFLGIGLQPPTQSWGIMISAHQNYFLEDPWLLLFPCGLLVGTVLSFILMGDALRDALDPKLR
- a CDS encoding ABC transporter permease; protein product: MGRYVIRRLLQFIPTVLGTMFLLHYMTSLAIQFSGNPVRALFGDRTPSPALLAAVTERLGYADPCLDQKGNPCFGLFVDRVQNIFFHFDFGINMRQQEVTEMVADRLPFTLKLLVIAIIFEAVVGIAAGVWAGLRGGSFADNLVKISTVFVISVPIFVLGVLVREFVGVKFGNILRDQEWIPDVVASGFFSPGFKPDYPTASLLIPGMVLGAVALATTARLTRTSIMENIRADFVRTARAKGLANKRVIGVHTLRNSLIPVITYLGVDIGSAMAGAVVTETIFNVPGIGRMVTEAARTGEAAVVIGVVTMLVLVILIVNLLVDLLYAVLDPRIRYE
- a CDS encoding ATP-binding protein — translated: MTWEPLISVVTESPRLYRAREHRMVAGVAAGIAGHLRIPVLWVRVAFVVLLGFSGLGLLLYTAFWAVVPLRPGDTAAPPRRDVAQLLPFVAIGLVVLLLQMAVFDSVGASGAAGTAGWLVTIIAVGAGLIWHQSAPERRQQWGGNLPVPWLSAVVEESDRRAFVLRFIGGGILVAVGIIGVAAVYSPTQNFDAVLNGVIFALVGLAGVGVVAAPVLWRTWNQLRSEREGRIREQERAELAAMVHDQVLHTLALIQRNAGDGKTVTRLARGQERSLRNWLYRPTASPSERLAAALEQAAAEAEDTFAITVETVVVGDRRTDERVGALVAAAREALVNAARHAGVQTVSLYAEVEPEQVSVFVRDRGRGFDPATVEDHRHGVRGSIIGRMQRHGGRAEIRSELGEGTEVRLILPISRDSSTAERR
- a CDS encoding response regulator, whose amino-acid sequence is MADQTAGAAEEAVVAGRRLRVFLVDDHAMFRAGVRAELGAHVDVVGEASTVAEAVSRIASTEPDVVLLDVHMPEGGGRAVLEAIRRTHPHVRFLALSVSDAAEDVIGLIRSGARGYVTKTISPDDLAAAVRRVADGDAVFSPRLAGFVLDAFAARPDAPVSDPELDQLTNREREVLRLLARGYAYKEIAKELYISIKTVETHVSNVLRKLQMSSRYELSRWAADRRLV
- a CDS encoding PspC domain-containing protein, producing the protein MTEEAAQHQPTGATPPPATPTGGPPPPWGPAGVPPPDPSPPGGGTSFTSRYGLVRPHDGRFLAGVCAAIGRATNTDPVLWRVLLAVLGFFGGIGILVYVSAWLIIPGEGDTASPVESMLGRGRSSMSPATVIVLGILVAVSFAFIVTDAFRAVLLGAAILICGALLLNRERPDRAGHPRPTGTPTGPAPPGSYPTPTEAPATGPTTESPFGAVQPVENPGTGTPAEPTVARAHPDDTPTPTVPTPTIPTPTAWPAAPSWAPPPEAPTAPGAPPGGVRPPFAPYGPYAGSTVPPAPQRASKRPRERSALGAVTFSLVFLVLGLLAVLDLAGVLPLTASAYFAAILATVGLGLLVGTWFGRARWLIALGLVTAAALAMATVAESYDHFSGVNKTVTWAPASHAELATRYENTFGDAVLDLRAVDFTGRNSEVVMAVTIGEATVLLPPNVDATVTTDINVGEAIVFGHQSDPRDEHGGFDGPPRDTTNLGADGPGGGTLRLFIHVNAGRLEVTR